The following proteins come from a genomic window of Natronosalvus vescus:
- a CDS encoding transposase, translating into MTTEEPTLVKTLDFQLDIQSDNESLLKDATLEARWVYNETIRLAKNGVDWDDISPRLEDEADLIKNTTQRIVAKALEAMENYYDYDDYNIPSHTKGGAYPLRANYEEGYNLSLTDEDEVAFRISAKPYNHVKGILKGSDSHLDLLKNALTSDEWKVTTSEALWREGEPELHVNIRNTERTVRDKQDSRTVIGVDVNEDNVALTALSENGVEDTLVIDFPEIKFERHRYFTMRKRVQNAGKDSIHDTLEGREERFVRDRLHKVSRHIVEWSQRFEKPCIVFEDLKEMRDSIDYGTRMNRRLHHLPFRALQFYTSYKAAFEGIPSDSIDPYKTSQRCPLCGHAERANRRKKRFKCKSCSHQDHSDRGASVNIAVKGIEKCMSWNVPALNSLPQVRKVRRQASGLVDSPTVTHPTVRGYQADGRVGVSD; encoded by the coding sequence ATGACAACCGAAGAGCCGACTCTCGTGAAGACGCTGGACTTCCAACTCGACATCCAGAGTGACAACGAGAGTCTGCTCAAAGACGCCACCCTCGAAGCCCGCTGGGTGTACAACGAAACCATCCGCCTTGCCAAAAACGGCGTGGACTGGGACGACATTTCTCCTCGTCTCGAAGACGAGGCCGACCTCATCAAGAACACGACTCAACGCATCGTCGCCAAGGCCTTGGAAGCGATGGAGAATTACTACGACTACGACGACTACAACATTCCCAGCCACACCAAAGGTGGCGCGTACCCACTTCGAGCCAACTACGAAGAAGGCTACAACCTCTCGCTCACCGATGAGGACGAAGTGGCGTTTCGCATCAGTGCGAAACCCTACAACCACGTCAAAGGTATCCTCAAGGGTAGTGACTCCCACCTTGATTTGCTCAAGAACGCACTAACGAGCGATGAGTGGAAAGTCACGACCAGTGAAGCCCTGTGGCGCGAGGGAGAACCGGAACTCCACGTCAATATTCGCAACACCGAACGTACTGTGCGAGACAAGCAGGACTCTCGGACGGTTATCGGTGTCGATGTGAACGAGGACAACGTGGCTCTCACTGCACTCTCCGAGAATGGTGTCGAGGATACGTTGGTTATCGACTTCCCCGAAATCAAGTTCGAGCGCCACCGCTATTTCACGATGAGGAAGCGCGTCCAGAACGCGGGGAAGGACAGCATCCACGACACGCTGGAAGGGCGCGAGGAACGGTTCGTCCGTGACCGACTCCACAAGGTGAGCCGTCACATCGTGGAGTGGAGCCAGCGGTTCGAGAAGCCGTGCATCGTCTTTGAAGACCTCAAAGAGATGCGCGACAGTATCGACTACGGCACGCGGATGAACCGACGCTTGCACCACTTGCCGTTTCGCGCTCTCCAGTTCTATACGTCGTACAAGGCTGCGTTCGAGGGAATCCCCTCGGATTCGATTGACCCGTACAAGACGAGCCAGCGGTGCCCGTTGTGTGGGCACGCTGAACGGGCGAATCGGCGGAAGAAGCGATTCAAGTGCAAGTCTTGTAGTCATCAAGACCACAGTGACCGTGGTGCAAGCGTCAATATCGCCGTGAAAGGTATCGAGAAGTGTATGAGTTGGAATGTGCCTGCTCTCAACAGCCTTCCCCAAGTTCGGAAGGTGCGACGGCAGGCATCGGGGCTTGTGGACAGCCCGACCGTGACCCACCCGACCGTTCGAGGCTATCAGGCCGATGGTCGGGTGGGAGTATCTGATTAA
- a CDS encoding GNAT family N-acetyltransferase: MEPSVTDRAYDPTTDRQALWELKRGFELGLGEGTGDDEKTQQYEAKLDDEYRDGYLEWVERCQASEPDAVTVAVRSDPNMDSNVDTDSNTNAGASNPTPSLVGYVFVLPQDHAYIWDAAVLNELYVRPAFRGTGVADGLMERAIETAREQSLPLERLVLDVDRENDRAQAFYDRHGFDHWGEMVARPLE; this comes from the coding sequence ATGGAACCATCGGTGACTGACAGAGCGTACGATCCGACAACCGATCGCCAGGCGCTGTGGGAACTCAAGCGTGGATTCGAACTCGGTCTCGGTGAGGGGACTGGCGACGACGAGAAAACGCAGCAGTACGAGGCGAAACTCGACGACGAGTATCGCGACGGCTATCTCGAGTGGGTCGAACGCTGTCAGGCGTCGGAGCCGGATGCCGTCACTGTGGCCGTGCGTTCGGATCCAAATATGGACTCGAATGTGGACACAGACTCGAACACGAATGCAGGAGCATCGAACCCCACACCATCGCTCGTCGGCTACGTATTCGTCCTGCCCCAGGATCACGCCTACATCTGGGACGCCGCCGTCCTCAACGAACTCTACGTTCGACCCGCGTTCCGCGGTACTGGCGTCGCAGACGGCCTCATGGAACGGGCGATCGAAACTGCTCGCGAACAATCGCTCCCGCTCGAGCGACTGGTTCTCGACGTCGATCGCGAAAACGACCGTGCACAGGCGTTTTACGACCGCCACGGGTTCGACCACTGGGGCGAGATGGTCGCCCGGCCGCTCGAGTGA
- a CDS encoding metal-dependent hydrolase yields MPSTVVHVGLAGLVGAALLGDRFDTRAILFVMAVTAIIDLDTLIGIYFPGTHRAALHNIWVVVIPGVLLYWDANVRDRSFVRSRWGDYGYRAGWVTLVAVLFAHILLDAFYNGVNLFWPVYDRFFDLSGALMVTDQRGLVQTFVELESGSGGTSLSESTARGTTADTHYSTGFDPTREEPPEDVERIFPIASSGELFVVSVIGYLTVGYRIYESRRRSE; encoded by the coding sequence ATGCCTTCCACTGTCGTCCACGTCGGACTGGCCGGGCTGGTCGGCGCTGCACTCCTCGGCGATCGGTTCGATACCAGGGCAATCCTGTTCGTCATGGCCGTCACTGCCATCATCGATCTCGATACACTGATCGGAATTTATTTCCCGGGTACGCATCGTGCTGCACTGCACAATATTTGGGTCGTCGTGATTCCCGGTGTCCTCCTCTACTGGGACGCGAACGTTCGCGACCGGTCGTTCGTCCGCTCGAGATGGGGTGACTACGGCTACCGTGCCGGCTGGGTCACGCTCGTTGCCGTCCTGTTCGCCCACATTCTGCTCGATGCGTTTTACAACGGCGTGAATCTGTTCTGGCCGGTGTACGACCGATTCTTCGACCTTTCGGGGGCGCTCATGGTGACCGATCAGCGGGGTCTCGTCCAGACGTTCGTCGAACTCGAGTCGGGTTCTGGGGGTACGTCGCTCTCGGAATCGACGGCGAGAGGCACTACTGCCGACACTCACTACTCGACCGGCTTCGACCCCACGCGAGAGGAACCGCCCGAAGACGTCGAACGGATCTTTCCGATCGCGAGCTCCGGTGAACTGTTCGTCGTTTCAGTGATCGGCTATCTCACTGTCGGCTATCGAATCTACGAATCGCGGCGACGGAGCGAGTGA
- a CDS encoding DUF2080 family transposase-associated protein translates to MANRFEIDGEEVLDGEVKPFGNSAHVTVPKRWRGADVKVVRTSEPTEQDKE, encoded by the coding sequence ATGGCGAATCGCTTTGAAATCGACGGCGAAGAAGTTCTCGACGGAGAGGTCAAACCGTTCGGGAACAGCGCCCACGTCACCGTCCCAAAACGCTGGCGTGGCGCGGACGTGAAAGTCGTTCGCACCTCAGAACCCACTGAACAAGACAAAGAATGA